GTCAATGTATTCCAGTATGTTTAGATACATGCCCCTTACTATTTGCTCCATTTCCTCTTTTGGAATGCAGTGTTTCTTGTTTTTGATGTTGGTGCATACTTCTTCAATTATTTGGCTTTCACTTTCTCCAATGTCAAATAATGGAAATGTGGATAATAGTGTGCATTCCATTGATGTTAATTTGTGGTTATTTCTAAATTTATCTCTAATAATTTTTAAATCTTCTTGTTTGTTAATTTCTTTGGTCTTGATTATCTGAGGGTGAAACGTTATATCCAGTTCACTGTACTCATAGATTTCGCCGTATTTTGAAATAACGATGATAATTGAAATAACATCTGTTTTTTCTTTGCAGTATACCTGACGGTAGTAATCATAGACCTGTTTGAGATCTTTAGTTCTCAAAGTATTCTTTTTAAACTCAAAAATAATTATCTTTCCGGATTCCGTCAAACCTGCAAAATCAAGCTGGGAATCTAAAATTTTAAAGTTTTCCTTTTTGTCTTCTGATATTTATTCTGTAGGAATTGTATCGATTACTTCTTCATCAATACCTAAAATCTTCAAGATATTGTTCAAAAGATATATGAAGCATGCCTTGATGAAAAGGTCTTGATTTTTGGTGTTTTCAATGCTCATCAACATCTCCTCCATGATGATGGTTTTATTACATCATTTGTACTTATTATTTTAATTTAACTAATATATAAATGGTTTAGTTCGATTTAAAGGCAATTTAAGGCATCTAAAACAATTTAAATAAATGAAAGCAATTTTCATATCTTAAATTTTAACTTTAAAAATAAGCAAAATTTATATAATTTCTAATTTAAACTTTAAATTAAATTCTAATTTTAAAAAAACAAGTAAGGTTAATTAAATGTTTGAAATTAAAGCTAAAGATAATATGGGGCGTGTAGGAGTTTTAAAAACAAAACATGGTGATGTTAAAACTCCTGCACTGATGCCGGTTATTCATCCGCGAAAACAGGCAATTGATGTTGCCAAATACGGTGCGGATATTGTAATTACAAATGCATACCTGATTTACAAGGATGAAGAGCTCAAAAAAGAGGCTGTGGAAAAGGGACTTCATGAACTGATACATTTCGACGGTCCTGTAATGACAGATTCAGGATCTTTCCAGCTGTCAGTTTACGGGGATGTTGAAATCACAAACAAGGAAGTCATCGAGTTTCAGGAACTTATCGGGACTGATATCGGAACAAGCCTTGATATTCCGACAGCTCCTTTTGTTGACCGTGAAAAGGCAGAAAGTGATTTGGAAATCACAATAGAAAGGGCAAAGGAAGCTGTTCAGTTTAAAAAAGAAAACAATATTGAAATGCTTTTAAACTCTGTTGTTCAGGGCTCAACATATTTGGATTTAAGGCGTCAGTGTGCAAAAGAATTGTCTGCTTTAGATGCAGATTTATATCCTATCGGCGCAGTCGTTCCTTTAATGGAGTCATATCACTACAAAGACCTGGTCGATGTTGTAATGAACTCAATGAAGGAACTTTCAGATACCGTTCCACGCCATTTGATGGGAGCGGGACATCCTATGATATTTGCACTGTGCGTTGCAATGGGATGTGACCTTTTCGATTCAGCGGCCTACATTCTTTATGCTGAAGATGACCGCTTACTTTCAACCAGAGGAACATTCAAGCTTGAAAACCTTCAGGAAATGCCGTGTTCATGTGAAGTGTGCACCAAATACACTCCAGATGATTTAAGGGCAATGCCTAAAAAAGAAAGACGTGACCTGATAGCTCAGCATAACCTCCATGTATCCTTTGCAGAGCTTAGACTAATCAGACAGGCAATATATGATGGAAACCTGATGGAACTTGTTGAAGAGCGCTGCAGAGCTCACCCTGCACTTCTTGAAGCGGTAAGACAACTCGCAAACTACTCTGAAGATTTGGAAAAATACGACCCTAGAAGCAAAAAGTCAGCATTTTTCTACACAGGTCCGGAATCATTAGGTCGTTCAGAAGTACGCAGACACATGCAGAAACTGCGGGAAATGCCTAAAAAAAGAGATCTGGTAATTCTGCCGCCTTCCAGAAAACCTTACTCCAAATTCATTTCAGGAAAACTGGGTGAATTTTATGTATATGGCGAAGAGCATGAAATAGATGGGGACAACACTGACTTTATGGTCCTGGACATTCCGTTCGGACTCATACCTCTTGAAATCGATGAAGTTTATCCGTTAAGCCAGAGTGATGCTCCAAAAACACGTGATGTAGACAGCATTGAGTTTATTGAGGATTTCATAGATGAATTTGGTGAATACTATGATGAAGTTTTAATCCATCAGAGAATTGTCAGGGACTATGACATTGATGTATCTGAAAACAGCCTCTATTCAGGTGATGTAAGATACACCAAAGATGATGTTAAAAAGGTTAAAGCCATTGCAGACTATCAGTTCGGTATGGGTGCCGGTGAAGCTCTCTTTAAAGGCAACATTAACATAGAAAAGAGTAAAAAGACAGGCAAAATCAGACATATCTATGACGGAAAAATATTAATTGTCAATATGAGGGCATCAGATTCTTATTTAATCCTCTCAAAAGAAGGTGCAAAAAGGCTTCACGCTGCAATGCCTTTCCCTCAAAACAGGGTTGTAGTAAATGAGGATTCAGTGCCATTTGCACTTGATGGTAAAAGCGTATTCTCTAAATTTGTAGTTGAATGTGATGAGAACATTAGATCAAAGGATGAAGTGCTGATTGTTGATGAAGATGATAAACTTTTAGCTTATGGAAAATCCCTTTTGGGAGCATGCGAAATAGAGCAGTTTGAAACAGGTCAGGCTATCAAAACACGTAAAGGAATGAAGAAGTGATAATATGAGTGATAAAGATAAGGTAAATACAGGTCATCATATTGAAGATAAGGAACTTATTAAAAACGCAAGAAAACCTGTCGGTGAGCTTGGCCATCAGATTCTTGACAGGATGAACAAATCCCATGAAAGCATGGCTCAATGGGGAGTAAGCCATTTTGAAGTAGCTGAAGACAGCAAAATCCTTGATATCGGCTGTGGAGGTGGAAGAAATATCGAAAGATTTGCAGCGCAGATTTCCGAAAACGGAAGAGTAGTCGGAATCGATTATTCTGAAGTAAGCGTTGAAAAATCCACCAAACTTAATCAGGAATCAATTGACAAAGGAATTGTCAATGTTCTGCAGGGTTCTGTTTCAGACATGCCATTTTATGATGAAACCTTTGACATTGTAACCGGATTTGAAACAATATATTTCTGGCCGGATTTCATCAATGACTTAAAAGAAGTTAACAGAGTCCTTAAAAAGGACGGTCTTGTATTTTTCTGCAATGAAGCGGTTTACCGTGAAGGTCAGATGGAAAAATATGATGATCTGGTAGAACTTCTTGATATGAAAATCTATTCTGAAGAAGTATTGAAGGAATCTCTTGAAAAAACTGGTTTTAAGGATTTCAAAGCTTATATCAATGATGAAAACGATTGGATTTGTGTTACTGCACGTAAAATTTAAACATGCTCTTTGATGGGTTAATCTCATCAATATTATTTTTTTTTAATATTTCAATTTAAAAAATTTGTAAAAATGCAAACATTTATATATCATTAAAACATAAGTTTATTTGTTGTTAGTTTTCATGCGGTGTTAGTCCAGCCTGGTTAAGACTCTAGCCTGCCACGTTAGAGACCCGGGTTCAAATCCCGGACGCCGCATTTTTTATATATTTATGCAGTTGTGGTATAGTCTGGTTATTACTTGGGCCTTCCAAGCCTACAACCCGGGTTCGAATCCCGGCAACTGCATCTTGAAATTAATTCTTTTTTTAAAATTCTTATTTTGTTTAAAAAATACCTATTTTTTAGTTAGTTTTATATAATAATAAAAATATAATATTTATAATTAAATTAAATTTTAATGTCGTTTAAGATTATTATTTAAGGTGATTTAATGGTAGGAATAGTAGGATATGGTGCACATGTGCCATCTTATAGAATTAAAGTAGAAGAAATAGCTAAAGTATGGGGAGATGACCCAGTAGCTTTATCAAACGGATTGGTTGTTAATGAAAAGTCCGTACCTTCTGCTGATGAAGACACTGCTACTATTGCAGTAACTGCTGCTAGATATGCGCTAGCAAGAGCTCAAATTGATCCAAGTAAAATCGGTGCTGTTTATGTAGGTTCCGAATCTCATCCTTATGCGGTAAAACCGACTGCTTCCATTGTTGCTGAAGCGGTCTGCGCAACTCCAAAGCTTACTGCTGCGGATTTGGAATTCGCATGTAAGGCTGGAACTGCAGGTATTCAGATGACTATGGGTCTTGTAGAATCC
The uncultured Methanobrevibacter sp. DNA segment above includes these coding regions:
- the tgtA gene encoding tRNA guanosine(15) transglycosylase TgtA, which codes for MFEIKAKDNMGRVGVLKTKHGDVKTPALMPVIHPRKQAIDVAKYGADIVITNAYLIYKDEELKKEAVEKGLHELIHFDGPVMTDSGSFQLSVYGDVEITNKEVIEFQELIGTDIGTSLDIPTAPFVDREKAESDLEITIERAKEAVQFKKENNIEMLLNSVVQGSTYLDLRRQCAKELSALDADLYPIGAVVPLMESYHYKDLVDVVMNSMKELSDTVPRHLMGAGHPMIFALCVAMGCDLFDSAAYILYAEDDRLLSTRGTFKLENLQEMPCSCEVCTKYTPDDLRAMPKKERRDLIAQHNLHVSFAELRLIRQAIYDGNLMELVEERCRAHPALLEAVRQLANYSEDLEKYDPRSKKSAFFYTGPESLGRSEVRRHMQKLREMPKKRDLVILPPSRKPYSKFISGKLGEFYVYGEEHEIDGDNTDFMVLDIPFGLIPLEIDEVYPLSQSDAPKTRDVDSIEFIEDFIDEFGEYYDEVLIHQRIVRDYDIDVSENSLYSGDVRYTKDDVKKVKAIADYQFGMGAGEALFKGNINIEKSKKTGKIRHIYDGKILIVNMRASDSYLILSKEGAKRLHAAMPFPQNRVVVNEDSVPFALDGKSVFSKFVVECDENIRSKDEVLIVDEDDKLLAYGKSLLGACEIEQFETGQAIKTRKGMKK
- a CDS encoding class I SAM-dependent methyltransferase, producing the protein MSDKDKVNTGHHIEDKELIKNARKPVGELGHQILDRMNKSHESMAQWGVSHFEVAEDSKILDIGCGGGRNIERFAAQISENGRVVGIDYSEVSVEKSTKLNQESIDKGIVNVLQGSVSDMPFYDETFDIVTGFETIYFWPDFINDLKEVNRVLKKDGLVFFCNEAVYREGQMEKYDDLVELLDMKIYSEEVLKESLEKTGFKDFKAYINDENDWICVTARKI